The genomic segment CAGATTCACCAATTTGCACACAGTAGGTAATGCAGAAATATAACTATTTTACAATATGATGATTTAATTGTGCTTTTCAGAATCCTATAAATAAGATTCATTTCTCCTTATTTTTTATAAGTAACAAAATCTGAGCTTCTCTCATTCTTGTTGATTTTCTCATCCTTCCTATTTCTAAAACTTTGATATATTACTAAAATtacataaaagaaattttatctaaaatattagattttaagTGGGATCGCTGTGACCCTTTCAATCGTTCCTGTAAATTTAATCTAGTGTGATTTTTCTAACAAGTATTTTTCAacctagtttaaaattttttttatcttatttcctGATTCTTCGAAAAAAGaaatacaaattcttcctcatTAGGGTGTACGGATTTAGAATCATTGTGTTAACCTTGGGGGGCGACATCCATTTCCGATTACATTAATCAGGGCGAAATCGCTTCTAAAACAATGTTTCTCCACGGTGcaatatttatttattccttattatttgtatttgttAGTGCTAACATTTTTGTTTTGTAGTAGTAATTATCTAACAATTTAAAAGCGAATTACCTACTACTGTAGAAACAATATCTCTCGTTATTAAGAAATACATCCCTAATCTGTCCAAACTCAAACCACTGCATGGAACCAACTATTGGAATCTTCTGGAGCATAAGAAATGAGACATGTCCTTGGAGGAACTGATCTGCCACATGAAAATCGAGGAAACCAACTGTCTTAAAGATAAGGTTAATTGTCACTACTAGTGAATTATCTTCTAAGGCTAACCTCGTGGAATCTTCTATTGGTCCTAATCTTAACAAATTTAAGAACGTTGGTAATCAAAAGAAGAAAGTCAAACCTCAATCCAAGAAGCTTGCTAACTTCAAGAAACCGAGAAAGAATCAAACGTCCAACAACCTGATGAGTTGTTATGTATGCAACAAGCTAGGACACAAAGCATACCAATGCTTTCGGCGCTCTGGCCGCTCTGGGAGTCACAATCAAAATGATAACAAACCACTAGTGCATTTGATTGAAGATCTAGACGAGGTGATCACCATTGTCGTCTCCTAGGTCATCCTAGTGGAAAATAACATTGAGTGGATAGTAGACACATGCACTTCTAAACATTTCTACGCCAACAGAGAAATGTTCACCGGATTTGAGAATGTAGCTGAAGGTAAACAAGTCTACATGGGTAATTCTAATAATTTAGAAGTACTCAGTAAAGAAAACTTTTTACTTAAGCTTATACATCTGACAAAATACTTGTTTTAAATACTAGTTTAATGCATGCTTTATTCACAAGTCCACCACtaatcaaatttctatttaaagcAGGATCatgcaaaaaattatttaaagcaAGTGTTTTGCCAGAAATAAGCTTAAGTAAAATCTTTCCTTTACTGAGTACTCGTCGTATTTGTGGCCTTGAAACAACAGTTTCTGACACCATAAAAAAAATGAGCTATTACACATTGTTTCTACAATAGTAGATAAAATCACTTTTAAATTGTTGGATAATTACTACtacaaaaaaaaaacgaaaaactTTAGCACTGATAAGTACAAATaataaggaaaaaataaataaataatgcgTCGTGGAGAACCACGGCCTTAGAAACGATTTCACCTTGACTGATGTAATCGGAAATGGACGTCGTACCTCCAAGGTTAACATATTATTTCTAAATTCGTACACCCGAATAAAGAAAATAGGACGCATTGATATTGCTCTTCTTaagtttatgaaaaataaaataaaaaataatattaaaagtgcTCGAGAAATTTAACCGAAAAAAATTACACTAGGATTAATTTCCGGGTTGTACATCATAGGGATGTGAAGATTATTTCTTTGGATCGTGATTTAGATGAGAAAACCTATAGAAAACAATCTTCAAACTTTGTGACATCTGAAAAAGAAGACAAAATATACAGACTTAAAAAATCTCTAATACAGTTTTAAACAagttccaaaataataaaactatttgggCCAATAAATGATAAAGTTTTGGGGTCAAGTAAATTTTAATTAACGATATTATTTAATTACACGTTTTAAGCTTTGAAAAATGTGTATTTTTACCTTACACGTTTtagtttttctttcaaaaaaattcatctaTTAATTTATAAGCAAGTGGGTAAACCGCTTCGACTCAAAAATTGACTATGTATGCCTTGTGAAATGTGACGTATGGTTGGTTGGGTTTATTaccattataaattttttaaaaagaatttcttattttaatgcattattaaatagttttaaaattttacttttaaattgaattttttatatttgtatatatataataataaatttagctttcaatttttacatatttatttaatttgcccctaacattttagtaaaagtaaatttaaaaaaataaaattaataagacCAAAGAGTCAAAAAGGCcttaataacaaattaaaaaaacacataaattaaggcattttaaaatttaaaaactattaaaaatcataatataaaaattttaaacttataaaatttttattaaaaaataacaataccaATCCAATAAATGAGTAGGGgtcgaattttttaaaattttataaccatCGGATTTTAATGGGTCAATAtggttattttttaataaaatttttataacttttttatgattttcattttcattttaattttaaaaggttttaattaattttttttatttgttactaATGCCTTTTTGACCTTTAgacttattaatttcaaaattttctaatttacttGCAATAAAGgggtagggatcaaattgaaaatgtacaaaaattgagggttaaatttattattatattttatatataaacaccAAATTGTAATGAATGAGTTATTTTGTTCACTCATCTTACGGATAAGGATAATTTACCTATTTTCTCAATCGAAGGGCTATAATGCAATCCAAGATATAGTAAAGGGTTTTGTGGTACTTTtaccaaatttaattattttacgacgatatttaagattttgaattttgatcCAAAATTTACGAGGTAAACCACACAAATAGTTAGCTAACTATAAACtttttgtaacgcccctaactcgaatccgtcgccagaatagggttacggagcattaccgaaatttataaattaattatcagACATTTCGTTTCATCTAGCATTTATatttgaaaccaatcaaaattaaaacattaatgagcCAATATTGGCCAAATtaatttatacatgccattataaccagaatcaaatcatccaaaattaccgatagaaccaatgaatagtgtgatatatctttgacaagcttccaactcaatcgagcttttgataatctgtagggtaaataaaaacaaatacgtaagcaatgaatgcttagtaagcttgtatagtctttaatcatattagttcatttaaaatatgaaatctatacatatcaagGATAACccaatattgataccacaatactTATGAAGCTATATTCGTCAACTCACAATGTGAAATAATCCACAATATCACTTAAACATATCATCCCAAGCTTAGTAagattttatataactttaactcttcataattttttttaattttcatttgcatttctttactttccacacttaTTTCATATGCATGTcacacaagtcataaacatatcattcaaccatggtcaTAAGTTAATGCATTTAACCAAAGCCTTTCCCGAACTGAttacatgataagtcatttcataagaaattgcttaatttaaaccttaccactttttcatgagcactagcatattttcacttaaatatttaccaattcaactaatagcttggcacttgcctaaggaTCAAACAACAACACTAGTTAGCATATTTgcacatattacatataatttcaactttgataaacttattttcttgACATGTCATACTTGAGTTATTTACTTGTCTccacttacataattttcatatatcaACATATCAAGATATTGATTTAAATACATATcataatacatatcattctcttaccatttcttcatattcatatatatatcattcaagaCAACTCCCGATATTTTACCTTTCGAAGAACGACTTGCGtatatgagtacatcgttttcaGACGCCTGAAGGTTGgacagaagctcatgagagctaaacagatagtaaacacgaaagttcgTAACAAATGATGAACCttgatttacttgggtaatttgccgtcaattcatcctttacattCGTAacgccataacccagttatggtcttatcaccAGAAtgcatagcccagctatggtcttatcatcagaatgccatagcccaactatggtcttatcatcagaatgccatagcctagctatggtcttacatataaacactgtcatggtccaaccatggtcttacgctcatagtgccataacccaattatggtcttatccgtcaattcatcctttggcacaaaacgattgtactcaattccgcgttcaatccaaactgaatattaaattcgataatatatttccaataataattcaattccatgttttctattacccttattatttctcatatttatcctgttgaatttctcgaaaattCGATGAATTTTCAGAGGTAAACTTTTAgcgtacaattccgggtccgtcaattcatattcatgtgaaTACATTTCTATTTCAGATAGCACACTCCCatgaacctcatccttacagcggaattaccagtccaggctaaatcccctgtaatataaactcatagagtattgtcgggattactagtccaggctaaatcccttgcaatgacaactactctaatgagcttggatctgaattaccagtccaagttaaattcagaccctaattcggattacccgtccgggctaaatctattttccacatattcttcgggagggctatatcaggataggatcacccatctgggctagatcctttttaccgtcaattccttttcaaaaatccatcgaattttcctttcattcaattcaaatttattttcccttttcatcaaaaatatcaatacttcgtcaattatcatacaatgaacatccaaatcatattcacatcaataaaaatatatttcaagaatttaagaataaaattcaagttacacgaacttaccaggctaaattgtaaGAATACCAAGAtataagggcattttagtaatttttcatttCCCTCGATTTTCTACCcgatcttgatataaattaatatttcattcaatttattaatttaaataaaaaaacaattcatttcatgcaatttggtcatttttgacatttttacaaaattgcccctaaattttttttattcaatttagtccctgagtctaaatcatgcaaattaaccacTTTTAAAGCAAACTCATGCTAgcaaaatattcatatattttcctcctcctcttcattccacatccttaatgtatataacacgcttatgtgtaatattatctataattctaCTATTTACTTATGTTCGTATCAAAGCTGTCCACGTGAgtcatagtcaataaattatttatatattgagctacagaactccgaaTTAATATCCTCTAaatttctatgaaactagactcacatatattcttatcataaaattttcagaacttatggtttagccaataagtacagtttattctttaaagtcatccctattctGTTATTTGACAGTTTCgatccttcttcactaaaaattaattatctcctcgtacgggattcggatgatgttcccgtttgtttctattgaaaatagactcattaataattttaaacatataaattataacccataattatttttatgcaatttttaataattttccaaaggcATAACAGGGAAAaacgaaatcattctgaccttgtctcaccaaatttattatatctcacaatttacaatttcattgcttacaccgttttttctatgagaaactagactcaataatatttaattccatattttttttatcttctaatttgattttcacaacttatggtgatttttcaaatttagcctactgctgctgtctaaaaactattttagtgcaagatgttgattatcAAGTTTATAACTCCATTATTCCCTttttctataatatttcccatcactttctcttatttctcttcactaatatattaagaacataaaatcttatataagaaaactctactataacatcatttccatgcttttttaataatatcaaacttaaaaatatattgaaatcttacatctaataatctactaactttcaaaatttcaacataaattaaGTAGTATTTATTTCTAagattccaaaaattcaaaaattacaagaaaataacttaatttaacttaccaattaaacttcgAGCTTGAAATCCCTAATTTTCCCTTTAtccttctttcctttttctttccttcctatttttgtttgctctctgtttcttatttttttgttttgtttctttcctttctcATTTCCTTTATCTTATTTGCCTATTTATAAATATctattacttaaataaatatttgtaatacaaatatatacctatatattattacatttgtatactattatcaccatacacttgtctttctttaatttataataataataaaaatatcatttaaaaattaaattaaaatattaataaactaatatttaattaattaatttaaaatatctctaacatcatcattatcttttagatttctctcttctaattgattattttgcgctttatgatcttttaaaatttcatcattaagtcatcacttaatttgataaaattacaatttagtccctcataattcttcacctattcaatttggtcctaattcatccattttccttaatttctagatcattccacccttaaaatattttcactattggtccttcaactttttcatatttacactttaacccctcaaattttgagtattcgCTCTTGGTCAACAAAAGTTTTCTCACTTttgtgatttaatcctttcttgcattaatatgtcataatatacttcctaatgttgacataactcaaaatttccctttttgtcactttatttccttattttactatatcaaggatactattttactgtaataattttcggggtattacactttttatatattttttaagtttattatatagtatatattttgtagttttatatatttctttaaattttttagagtaagtaccaaattgagaatatttgtaaattttgagagttaattttttaaaattataactaaatcgatataatatataaaaattgagggctaaatttagtattatactaattttttaataGCCATATCAACTTACCATTTGTGATTTTAACAGAGTGACTAAAATGACCACACTATGTAATATGAGtgtttaaattacaaattttttattttgaatgactaaaatacacaatttaaaatattaaatcttaaCTGATTGGAAAGCAGAGTAGATGGAATATGAAAATTAAGAATATGTTTCATAAGTCTCATATTCTGAAGTGAAATCAGTGAGAAGTGCATGATATGATAACATCAGCAACACCGAAATAACAATGATAGAAATAGACAGGCTTGTGATCATTTGTCTGAAAAACAACAAAATTGTCCTAAGATATAAGATAAAGCCAAAAACAAGCTACGAACATTTTCACATGGATTTTAAACAGGTTTTTCAGATAACAACAAGGATACATTGTCCTAAGAAAAGATAAAGCCAATAACAAGCTACGAACATCTTCACTTTTTTTCAGATAACAAGGATACATTGTCCTAAGAAAAGATAAAGCCAATAACAAGCTACGAACATTTTCACTTTGGATTTTAAACACGCTTTTCAGATAACAACAGGGATTACTTGCAAAGGTTCAGCCATTTGAACGGTGAGTCCAAACTTCTCTTCCATGTTCATCTCTTTTGGTGAGATCCCACCTTCAAGTTTCCAATCAAAAGAGTTAATAAGAGATCCTAACATCAGATACAACATTCGATTCGCCAAAGGTAATCCTGGGCATATTCGGCGTCCGGCTCCGAACGGAATCAACCCAAAATCCCTACCTTTGACATCAATTTCGGACCCCAAGAATCTCTCTGGCATAAAACTGTTTGGATTTTCCCAAATACTTGAATCTCTACCGATGGCCCATGCATTAACCAACACTTGTGAACCCTCTGGAACGTGGAAACCACAAAGGTCGGTGTCGGAGCCAGCTCTACGCGGAAGTAATAGCGGGACTGGAGGATGCATTCGAAAGGTTTCTTTGATAATTGCTTGCAAATATGGTAAACTATTTATGTCTGATTCCTCAATTGGTTTCCCTTTACCGATTACTTGATCTAATTCTTTCTTGACTTTAAGTAAAACATGTGGATTTTGAAGTACTTCTGCCATTGCCCACTCTAATGTATTTGATGTCGTATCAGTTCCGGCGACAAATAGAACCTGTCATCTAACATGATTAAACCAAAGAACTAGCATTCGTAATGAATAGATGTCAGGATatctttttttctaaatattaatGTGTAAAGATAAGGCGAGAAGAATATTTTATAACCCCATCACGCCAAGACAGTCTGTTTCATACATATCGATACGCAAGACACTATGAGAAAAAAAACGAACTGGAACCAGGCACGCTGTCCCCCAGATATATTTTTGTGATTCAACGAAgaattagcaaaaaaaaaaaaaattggagatgAAAAACTCTGATTAGCAAACATGAATTATAACTGGATCATTTATGAAGAGAATAATTAAAGGTAGATAGAAAAATTACCAGAAATAAGTGTTTGATATGATCTTTATTAAGTTCTTCGATATCGCCTTCAATGATGTCGAGAAGAGTATCCAAAACATCATTTGATGCGGTATAATCTGGGGATTTTCTTGATTGCTGTCTTTCATCCATCATATTGCCGAAAAGTTTAAGCAAATTGTCGGAATGAACAGTCATCCGGCGCCGTACACCTTGTGGATCCATCTTTCTAAGCAAAGGAAAATAATCAGCCAAATTAGGCTTCCCTGCCTCTACCATGATACTGTTAACTGTTTTCCTGAATACTTGCGCTCTAGCTGAATTTGGGCCAACCAAATCCACTGAAAACATAGTGTTGGACAACAAATTAATGGTAGTATCAAAAGCAGCTTGGCCTATGTTAATGGCTTCACATTTAAGGCAACTTTCGCCAACTT from the Gossypium hirsutum isolate 1008001.06 chromosome D09, Gossypium_hirsutum_v2.1, whole genome shotgun sequence genome contains:
- the LOC107890671 gene encoding geraniol 8-hydroxylase produces the protein MDLLTSSLLCLLFTWLLLQAFNSFRNGRKSSQRKLPPGPWPKPIIGNLFDLGDKPHRSLAKFAQIHGPVMGLKLGSLITVVVSSETTAKEILQKQDLIFCNRTIVDAIRASQHYEFGMPWIPVSPLWRTLRKVGNTHIFSSLKLDANEYLRRHKIQQLIAKVGESCLKCEAINIGQAAFDTTINLLSNTMFSVDLVGPNSARAQVFRKTVNSIMVEAGKPNLADYFPLLRKMDPQGVRRRMTVHSDNLLKLFGNMMDERQQSRKSPDYTASNDVLDTLLDIIEGDIEELNKDHIKHLFLVLFVAGTDTTSNTLEWAMAEVLQNPHVLLKVKKELDQVIGKGKPIEESDINSLPYLQAIIKETFRMHPPVPLLLPRRAGSDTDLCGFHVPEGSQVLVNAWAIGRDSSIWENPNSFMPERFLGSEIDVKGRDFGLIPFGAGRRICPGLPLANRMLYLMLGSLINSFDWKLEGGISPKEMNMEEKFGLTVQMAEPLQVIPVVI